Sequence from the Candidatus Poribacteria bacterium genome:
GCCCTCTGGCCCGGTTTAACCTCGGATTGGAGGAGATGAAGGGGGAAAGACTGAGGGAACTGGCTGGAATCCTGGTCAGTTGGGGCGATGCCGAGAGCGAGGAGATCGCCATAGAGTATCTGAAATCCGCCATCACGCTCGACGTCGGGGAGAAATACATCTGTTATTTCCCGATGAA
This genomic interval carries:
- a CDS encoding DUF169 domain-containing protein — encoded protein: MKLINEIGIAISPTKPQGLARVTRSDSHCALVGLAREGRSFYARNEDISCPLARFNLGLEEMKGERLRELAGILVSWGDAESEEIAIEYLKSAITLDVGEKYICYFPM